A stretch of DNA from Deferribacterota bacterium:
TGAAAAAGAAACTAATTGTAATTTTACTATTAACCTTATTTTTTCAACCTTTCCTTTATAGCAAGGAAGAGGCAAGCAATACCAAAAAGGTGCTCATTATTCTAAATGACTACCCCTATGACGGCTCAGACAAATCATGGAATGCTTTAAGACTTGCAGAAAAACTAAATAGTGAAAAACACACTGTCAGAATCTTCTTAATAAATGATTCAATAGATTTAGCAAAGGATGCGACAAAGAAACCAGAAGGTTCACCCTATGATCTTGTAAAGATGCTTAAAGAACTTATCAAGGATGGTGTTAAAGTAAAGGCATGTGCCACTTGTATGAACAGGTGTGGGAAACATAAAAATGAACCCTATTTTACAAAAAATATTAAAGGTCATATGGTGGATCTTTCAAATTGGATTATCACATCTGATAAAGTAGTAAACTTCTAGTAGTTAATAAAAAAGAGGGCCTAAATTATCAAATTTAGGCCCTCAAGCATATTTTTATACTGCTTCTATTTGATCTACTCTTCTTCAAAAAGGCTTTCCATGCCGGGCATAGAAAATGTCCCATCAGGGTTTACAATATGGCAATGAGTACACTTGCCTCCATACATAATAACAAAGTGATTATTACCTTCCTCTAGTACTCTCCCCTCAGGATCTACTAAGTGACCCTTATGCACAAGGGTAAAAAAATCTTCAGCATAGCTGCCGTGTACTTCTTGCCCAGTGTGACATATAACACAAGCATCTGGATGGGTATAGAACTCATCTGGTAATGGCCAATGATCAAGAGCACCTAAATATGCTCTAAAACCAAATACTGACATTACACCTGTGGGTGTATGGCAGGTTAGACATATGTTTTCTGATGGATCAGACAACTCCATTTCATAAATCCTCCCATGACAACCCTCATCACAGCTTGTAGGTGGACCTGCCTGTTTTGATATTTTCTCATTTTCTACACCTATCCCCTTAATATCACTTTCTGTATAAGCTAATGTAGCTATAATTAAAAACACTGCAGATATTATAAATATGCTAATTTTTTTCATAATTCTCCTCCTCTAAATTAATGCGTATTAGAAACTATTGGAGCCATTAAATCCATTGCAATAGGCCTTAAGACTGGAAATGTATTAAATACAACATCTAACAATGGAAAACCCACCTGCATAATAAGTCTTGTAGCAAAAGCTGGCATCGATCCATTTGGTAATAAAGGTGTCACAACTGAATTAACTAAATCTAACATTGGAACTATTACATAATGACCCAAAGGTTCCGCAATTAGATCCAATGTCTCTGAATATTGCAAATTTTTTGAAGACAAATTTTCATTATATCCACTTTGAGTATTTATTATATCCTTAACCCTACCAAAGAAAGTTTGTACATCCTCATTTGCTAGAATCTCATTAGATATTGCCTCTAATTGTTCTTTTCCAAATAAACCCATTAAAATAGCCTCAGATAACTTATCAAGAGCACTGTTAACTTTTTCAACTTTATAGCCACTTTCTTCAGCCTCTTCTATAGCCTTGATGACTCCACTTTTCCCTATTTGCTCCCTAGCCGATAAACCTTTTAATATAAAAGAATTGACTGGCGCTTTGTCACCATCTACAAAAGAATTAGTAGTTGATTTTTCTACACTGTAACCATAAAGATTTGCAACACCATTAACTAAATCAAATGCCTTATCCCCTCCAAAAAGCACGATAGTCTTTGACTTATCCAAGGCCTCAGAAGTTATAAGTTTAAGAAGTTTCTTTGACCCCATATTTACCACACCCTCATCATAAACGGCCTTGTCGCCAATATTGATCTTATAGACTTCAGAGGGATTCCCAATAGCAGAATAAAGTGGGGTAACACATGTAAAGGCCAACAAAAGTGATAAAATAAAAATTACGCCTTTCATAGATAACCTCCTATTAATAATTATTTGTGTCATATATAATTATATTTTATAGATAAATAGTTGTCAAATAAATTTAATAAATTTATAAAATTTATTTATATATTATTAATCTATTAGATCGTATTTCTTCCAATATTTTCTAATCATCTCTTTAAGGTTATCAGGTAAAGGAACATAATCTAACTGCATAGCCAGTTTATCACCATTCTTAAAGGCCCAATCATAGAATTTTACAACATTTTTATTCATATCCTTTTTCTCACGTGGAAGAAGTATAAAAGATGCTCCTACTATAGGCCAACTATTCTCACCTTCAACATCAATTATATAGTTATAAAAATGCTTATTAATATCCCAACTAACTTTAGAAGCAGCTTCCTTAAAGCTTTCAAAGGATGGTTCAACAAAGTTGCCAGATTTATTCTTTAATCTAATATAATTTAAATTATTTTGAGTTACATATGCGTATTCCACGTAACCTATTGAATTATCTAGTCTTTTAATATAGTTTGCTACCCCTTCATTACCCTTGCCGCCTATGCCTGTTTTCCAATTTAATGCCTTGCCGCTACCTACCTCTTTTCTCCACTTATCACTAACTGCAGATAAATAACTTGAAAATATTGCTGTTGTACCTGAACCATCTGCTCTATGAACGACAGTAATTTCAGCATCAGGCAATTTTATACCCTTATTTAAGGAGGCAATCCTTTTATCATTCCACTTTTTAATATCACCAAGAAAAATACTAGCTAATAATTCGCCAGATAATTTAAGCTCCCCCTTTTCAATACCCTCAATATTTATAGCTGGAACAACACCACCTATTATAGCTGGAAATTGAAGCAATTTGTTTTCTTCTACTGCTTCTGGCTCCAAAGGCGCATCGCTTGCCCCAAAATCTACTGTTCTACTTGTAACTTGTCTAATACCACCACCTGAACCTATTGATTGATAATTAATCTTTATCTTATTCTCTTTGTAATATTTGTATGCCCACGTTTGATACACTGGATAGGGAAAACTTGCACCTGCGCCATTCAAGGATTTTTGAGCTGATAAACTCAAAGGAAATAACAAACCTATTAAGAAAAATGTTGTTAGTGCGTTGCAAAATAATTTTTTCATTTCAAACCTCCTGTTATATAATTTATTATC
This window harbors:
- the pstS gene encoding phosphate ABC transporter substrate-binding protein PstS; this encodes MKKLFCNALTTFFLIGLLFPLSLSAQKSLNGAGASFPYPVYQTWAYKYYKENKIKINYQSIGSGGGIRQVTSRTVDFGASDAPLEPEAVEENKLLQFPAIIGGVVPAINIEGIEKGELKLSGELLASIFLGDIKKWNDKRIASLNKGIKLPDAEITVVHRADGSGTTAIFSSYLSAVSDKWRKEVGSGKALNWKTGIGGKGNEGVANYIKRLDNSIGYVEYAYVTQNNLNYIRLKNKSGNFVEPSFESFKEAASKVSWDINKHFYNYIIDVEGENSWPIVGASFILLPREKKDMNKNVVKFYDWAFKNGDKLAMQLDYVPLPDNLKEMIRKYWKKYDLID
- a CDS encoding DsrE family protein; this translates as KKKLIVILLLTLFFQPFLYSKEEASNTKKVLIILNDYPYDGSDKSWNALRLAEKLNSEKHTVRIFLINDSIDLAKDATKKPEGSPYDLVKMLKELIKDGVKVKACATCMNRCGKHKNEPYFTKNIKGHMVDLSNWIITSDKVVNF